Proteins from a single region of Theobroma cacao cultivar B97-61/B2 chromosome 10, Criollo_cocoa_genome_V2, whole genome shotgun sequence:
- the LOC108663587 gene encoding ankyrin-1-like, protein MFLRRQPSLLVFFVSVVASFALTATNMRKALIIFIFIYLTKKGVRLGAMSERLKGAARAGNIDELYTLIRRDAYILERVDQMPFSDTPLHIASAAGHIDFAMEIMNLKPSFAIKLNQDGFSPIHLALQQGQTEMVLRLLVTDKDLVRVKGSGGKTSLHYVASEGNLSLLAQFLLHCPKCIQDVTIRNETALHIAAENNNLEALRVLVQSLKRTNLYGKSSEKKLLNFKDKDGNTVLHIAASNNQPQMVKLLIKCKVRINKINSRGLTALDILESMSNVDNRESLEILRHFGGLNASATRRPPPLHVMLGSRITLLENAFGEVFHDIITMSADRSNALLVVLVLILTSTYQAALNPPAHFSGASTVSGAANNTSTDSTVGKSVMRSTGFLLFYIPNTVAFIIAMILTLGLLAIVASGITTLLLVPLLLLYFCLLSSTYDMSPASGRIVLWFCFIISLPVALRVIDQIKRLGKHLIQKEIPLP, encoded by the exons aTGTTTCTCCGTAGGCAGCCGTCTCTCCTTGTATTCTTCGTCAGTGTCGTTGCTTCATTCGCTCTAACTGCTACAAATATGCGAAAAGCcttgattattttcatttttatttatctcaCTAAGAAAGGGGTGAGGCTGGGTGCCATGAGTGAGAGGTTGAAGGGGGCTGCTCGAGCTGGAAATATTGATGAATTGTATACATTAATTCGGAGGGATGCATATATTTTAGAGCGTGTTGATCAGATGCCTTTTTCTGACACTCCTTTACACATAGCTTCAGCTGCAGGGCACATTGATTTTGCAATGGAGATTATGAATTTAAAGCCATCCTTTGCAATAAAGCTGAATCAAGATGGCTTTAGCCCCATTCACTTGGCCTTGCAGCAAGGGCAGACAGAGATGGTGCTTCGTCTACTGGTAACTGATAAGGATCTTGTCCGTGTTAAAGGGAGCGGAGGAAAAACTTCTTTGCATTATGTAGCTAGCGAAGGAAACCTCAGTCTTTTGGCTCAATTTCTACTGCATTGTCCTAAATGTATTCAAGATGTGACAATCCGAAATGAAACTGCTTTGCACATTGCGGCGGAAAACAATAACTTAGAAGCTCTTCGAGTCTTGGTACAGTCACTTAAGAGGACTAACCTTTATGGTAAATCCTCAGAAAAAAAGCTCTTGAATTTCAAGGATAAGGATGGCAACACAGTATTGCACATAGCTGCATCCAACAATCAACCCCAG ATGGTCAAACTATTGATAAAATGTAAGGTTCGTATAAACAAGATCAATTCAAGGGGTTTGACAGCTCTTGATATCTTAGAAAGCATGAGCAATGTTGACAACAGAGAGAGTCTGGAGATTCTACGCCATTTTGGAGGCTTGAATGCTTCTGCGACTCGTAGACCTCCACCCTTACATGTGATGTTAGGATCAAGGATCACACTTCTTGAAAACGCATTTGGTGAAGTGTTTCATGATATTATCACTATGTCAGCTGATAGGAGCAATGCATTGCTAGTAGTATTAGTACTGATTTTAACATCAACTTACCAGGCCGCTCTGAACCCCCCTGCTCATTTTTCTGGGGCTTCTACCGTCTCTGGCGCCGCAAATAACACTTCCACCGATTCCACTGTGGGGAAATCAGTGATGAGATCAACTggttttcttctcttctacATCCCAAACACCGTAGCTTTTATCATCGCAATGATCCTAACACTTGGCCTTCTTGCAATTGTTGCCAGTGGCATCACTACTCTTCTTCTAGTGCCActacttttattatatttttgcctCCTGTCTTCCACATATGATATGTCTCCAGCATCTGGCCGTATTGttctttggttttgtttcATTATTAGTTTGCCGGTAGCGCTGAGAGTCATAGACCAAATAAAAAGACTTGGGAAACATTTGATTCAGAAGGAGATACCACTACCTTAA
- the LOC18586209 gene encoding ankyrin repeat-containing protein At5g02620 — translation MDWRMIEAAGTGNINVLYELIQEDPYVLERIDQVPFLDTPLHLAACAGHIDFVMEMTNLKPSFARKLNQVGFSPMHLALQNDKTQAVLRLLKFDKALVRVKGREGLTPLHHVVGTGNLDLSIRFLEACPEAIEDVTVRDETAFHLAVKNDMFEAFVVLMGWLLRSCHEAAQRWENELLSWRDIEGNTVLHIAAIRNRPQVVKVLLENLSQDQINAKNLEGLTALDIVLERQRNERQVDNREIMDMLSKAGGLRGSLLPKNPNSSININSFRSKISYFQKFATMAARGKKGISNEMRNTFLVVTVLIITATYDASLNPPNKGDNLLSENYQVSSFPRLSHKTNLPTGGHNPPQEFTDLIDVSSMFWLYNTLTFWVALGLTAYLLPSRTICLFLLITLSLFGSCYMLLVAVVSWKLQYLISPKPLHLSYHALSIVNYSLSTLIAVLVASRIAGYVFCRFVPRRKIFCLVQLLSFLSIASCIVTPAVLNVEFILRSNFFL, via the exons ATGGATTGGAGGATGATAGAGGCTGCTGGAACTGGAAACATTAACGTCTTGTATGAATTAATCCAGGAAGATCCATATGTTTTGGAGCGTATTGACCAGGTGCCTTTTCTTGATACACCTTTACATTTAGCAGCATGTGCTGGGCATATTGATTTTGTGATGGAAATGACGAACTTAAAGCCATCATTTGCAAGAAAGCTAAACCAAGTTGGATTCAGTCCCATGCACTTAGCTTTGCAAAATGACAAAACCCAAGCAGTGCTTCGACTCCTAAAGTTTGATAAAGCCCTCGTTCGTGTCAAAGGGAGGGAAGGCCTGACTCCTCTGCATCATGTAGTTGGAACAGGAAACCTTGATCTTTCCATCCGGTTTCTTGAGGCTTGCCCTGAGGCTATTGAAGATGTGACTGTTCGAGATGAGACTGCTTTCCATCTTGCAGTCAAAAACGACATGTTTGAAGCTTTTGTAGTCTTGATGGGGTGGCTCCTAAGGAGCTGCCATGAAGCTGCCCAACGTTGGGAAAACGAACTACTGAGTTGGAGGGACATTGAAGGCAACACTGTTCTGCACATTGCAGCTATCAGAAATAGACCTCAG GTGGTAAAAGTGTTGCTGGAAAATTTGAGTCAAGACCAAATCAATGCCAAAAATTTGGAGGGATTAACGGCTCTAGATATCGTATTAGAACGCCAAAGGAATGAAAGGCAAGTGGATAATAGAGAGATTATGGATATGTTAAGCAAAGCCGGAGGATTGCGTGGTTCCTTGCTTCCCAAAAATCCCAACTCTTCAATCAACATCAATTCATTCAGATCAAagatttcatattttcaaaaatttgcaACCATGGCAGCTCGTGGAAAGAAGGGTATCTCAAATGAGATGCGTAACACATTTCTAGTAGTGACTGTGCTAATTATAACAGCCACTTACGATGCCTCATTAAATCCTCCTAACAAGGGTGACAATCTTTTATCCGAGAATTACCAAGTCTCTAGTTTTCCCAGACTTTCGCACAAAACAAATCTTCCTACCGGTGGCCATAATCCTCCGCAGGAATTCACAGATTTAATCGATGTATCTTCCATGTTTTGGTTATACAACACTTTAACCTTTTGGGTGGCACTGGGTTTAACAGCATATCTCCTCCCAAGTCGCACAATCTGTTTGTTTCTTCTCATAACACTTTCCCTTTTCGGCTCCTGTTACATGCTTTTAGTAGCAGTCGTCTCATGGAAACTGCAATACCTTATTTCTCCTAAACCTTTACACTTATCGTATCATGCTCTGTCCATCGTTAACTACAGCTTGTCAACGTTAATAGCTGTCCTGGTGGCTTCCCGGATTGCCGGTTATGTTTTCTGCAGATTTGTACCCAGAAGAAAGATTTTTTGCCTCGTAcaacttctttcctttttgtctATTGCTTCTTGTATTGTTACTCCAGCTGTGCTAAACGTCGAATTCATATTAAGGTCTAATTTCTTCTTGTGA